Within the Butyrivibrio sp. AE3004 genome, the region TCATCAGCAAGAAGTCTATATGCTTCTGCACCTGATGATCTTGTATCATATAGATTTATTGGAAGTCCGTAGCTTGGTGCCTCTGCTAATCTTATATTTCTTGGAATAATTGTTTTATACACATTTTCAGAAATATGATCTTTTACATTTTCAACTACTTGCATTGAAAGGTTTGTTCGTGAGTCATACATAGTAAATATGACACCTTCCATTTCAAGATTTTCATTTAATCTCTCTTTTACAAGATTAACTGTATGTACTAATTGACTAAGTCCTTCCAAAGCATAATATTCACATTGAATTGGAACTAAAACTGTATTAGCTGTAGTCATGGCATTTATTGTTAACATACTCAAAGAAGGAGGACAATCTATTATTATAAAGTCATAGTTTTTTCTAATTTTTTCTATTGCGTTCCTTAGAATAAACTCCTTTTCTTCCATATCTATTAACTCAATCTCAACTGCAGCAAGATTTACATTTGAAGGAATAATATCTACACCATCTACTACATTTGTATATAATGCATCGTTTACATTACATTCTCCTATTAGCAATTCATAGATTGTGTTTTCTAACTGATTCTTATTTAATCCAAAACCACTGGTTGTATTTCCCTGAGGATCTGTATCAATAACAAGAACTTTTTTTCCTTTTTCAGCGAGTGTAGCTGAAAGATTTATAGATGTTGTAGTCTTACCGACTCCACCCTTTTGGTTGGCTATAGCTATTGCTCTTCCCATTTACTTTTTCTCTCCCTCTTTAATTTTTCAACTTTGTAATTATAACACAATTTATCTTTGTCAGTTTTATATTTCTATATGTAATTGTTTATATTGTCGATACAATATTCAAGTAATTAATGTTTCACGACTTAATACAACTATATATTGCGTTTATATGTTTCACGTGAAACAATTTATTGTATGAATAATATTTTTAAATTTTCAATGTTTCACGTGAAACTTTTTTAATATATATTTTTTATATATTATATAGTAAATAGAAGTAACTAATTATGAATTTAAATCAGAAATTATTACATATTTAACTAAATTTTTATTACAAAGGATTTTTTTGAGGTGTTCCTGCTTTTCTTGGATATTTGGATGATGTTTTTTGAACCTTATCTATAATGCATATTGTTCTTCTTATATCAGAATTTGGTAGATTAAATTCCTCTTTTATATTTATTTTTCCACCTAATAAGTACAGCGCATTTTTTGCTTCTGCTATTTCTTCTGTACCTTTATCACCTTTATATGCAATAAACTTTCCACCAACTTTTACAAAAGGTAAATCATATTCACATAAAGTGGAGAATTTTGCTACAGCCCGAGAAACAGCTATATCATATTTTTCTCTTAATTCACCCTTTTT harbors:
- a CDS encoding ParA family protein, coding for MGRAIAIANQKGGVGKTTTSINLSATLAEKGKKVLVIDTDPQGNTTSGFGLNKNQLENTIYELLIGECNVNDALYTNVVDGVDIIPSNVNLAAVEIELIDMEEKEFILRNAIEKIRKNYDFIIIDCPPSLSMLTINAMTTANTVLVPIQCEYYALEGLSQLVHTVNLVKERLNENLEMEGVIFTMYDSRTNLSMQVVENVKDHISENVYKTIIPRNIRLAEAPSYGLPINLYDTRSSGAEAYRLLADEVIGRKF